A stretch of the Pirellulales bacterium genome encodes the following:
- a CDS encoding peptidylprolyl isomerase — translation MRFSLVCGRTSRVFFSGIGGCILATVLLAADPPAKPNPAAQRGDPSSDTGAIAATVGGKPIFVRQVDQLEAAAAHGRTLSEGSAERVKAAVLLELVDRQLVEEYLEKNHWGATPEEIDAELAHLKSELEHAKKTLPEFLARSHQSEAMLRAELGWRLSWQKYLKQQVTDETLEAYFNAHHREFDGTELRVSHILLRPTVAGDDSAVASLVKEAEQIRKQIESGEITFEAAAEKYSAGPSRHRGGDLGFIPRHGQMVEPFARTAFALEKGQISQPVATVFGIHLIRVTDVKPGDKKWTDVRDAVRTALAEHLFGQLVARERGTVDVRFTGKAPYFKPGTTEVVVPK, via the coding sequence ATGCGATTTTCATTGGTTTGCGGCCGAACGAGTCGAGTCTTCTTTTCGGGCATCGGCGGGTGCATCCTGGCGACGGTGCTTTTAGCCGCGGATCCGCCGGCGAAGCCGAATCCTGCGGCGCAGCGCGGCGATCCGTCGTCCGACACGGGCGCAATCGCGGCGACCGTCGGCGGCAAGCCGATCTTCGTGCGGCAAGTCGATCAGCTCGAGGCGGCGGCAGCCCATGGCCGGACGTTATCGGAAGGATCGGCCGAGCGCGTGAAAGCGGCCGTGTTGTTGGAATTGGTCGATCGCCAGTTGGTCGAGGAGTATCTTGAAAAGAACCACTGGGGAGCCACGCCCGAGGAAATCGACGCGGAACTGGCCCACCTCAAATCCGAACTCGAACACGCCAAGAAGACGCTGCCGGAATTTCTCGCCCGCAGCCATCAAAGCGAAGCCATGCTGAGGGCCGAACTCGGCTGGCGATTGAGCTGGCAAAAGTATCTCAAGCAGCAAGTGACCGACGAAACGCTGGAAGCCTATTTCAATGCCCATCATCGCGAATTCGACGGCACGGAACTGCGCGTGAGCCATATTCTGCTGCGGCCCACCGTGGCCGGCGACGACTCGGCCGTGGCTTCGCTCGTCAAAGAAGCCGAGCAGATTCGCAAGCAGATCGAATCGGGCGAAATCACCTTCGAGGCGGCAGCGGAAAAATATTCGGCCGGGCCCAGCCGGCACCGCGGCGGCGATCTCGGCTTCATCCCGCGGCATGGCCAGATGGTCGAACCGTTTGCCCGGACGGCGTTCGCACTCGAAAAGGGCCAGATCAGCCAGCCGGTGGCAACGGTGTTCGGGATTCATTTGATCCGCGTCACCGATGTAAAACCCGGCGACAAGAAGTGGACCGACGTGCGCGACGCGGTGCGAACGGCCCTGGCCGAGCATTTGTTCGGGCAACTGGTTGCCCGCGAGCGCGGCACGGTGGACGTGCGGTTCACGGGGAAGGCGCCCTATTTCAAGCCCGGCACGACGGAAGTTGTTGTGCCGAAATAG